A genomic window from Nomascus leucogenys isolate Asia chromosome 10, Asia_NLE_v1, whole genome shotgun sequence includes:
- the ZNF14 gene encoding zinc finger protein 14 isoform X1, with translation MFQDSVSFEDVAVNFTLEEWALLDSSQKKLYEDVMQETFKNLVCLGKKWEDQDIEDDHRNQGRNRRCHMVERLCESRKGSKCGETTSQMPNVNINKETFTGAKPHECSFCGRDFMHHSSLNRHMRSHTEQKPNEYQEYEKQPGRRKAVGKTFSYRHCFRKRERTHTRVKPYECKQCGKAFIYYQPFQRHERTHAGEKPYECKQCGKTFIYYQSFQKHAHTGKKPYECKQCGKAFICYQSFQRHERTHTGEKPYECKQCGKAFSCPTYFRTHERTHTGEKPYKCKECGKAFSFLNSFRRHKRTHSGEKPYECKECGKAFFYSASFRAHVVTHTGARPYKCKECGKAFNSYNSCRVHERTHIGEKPYECKQCGKSFSWSISLRLHERTHTGEKPYECKQCHKAFSFSSSLREHETTHTGEKPYECKQCGKTFSFSSSLQRHERTHNAEKPYECKQCGKAFRCSSYFRIHERSHTGEKPYECKQCGKVFIRSSSFRLHERTHTGEKPYECKLCGKTFSFSSSLREHEKIHTGNKPFECKQCGKAFLRSSQIRLHERTHTGEKPYQCKQCGKAFISSSKFRMHERTHTGEKPYLCKQCGKAFRFSSSVRIHERSHTGEKPYECKQCGKAFISSSHFRLHERTHMGEKV, from the exons ATGTTTCAGGACTCAGTCTCCTTTGAGGATGTGGCTGTGAACTTCACCCTGGAGGAGTGGGCTTTGCTGGATTCTTCACAGAAAAAGCTCTATGAAGATGTGATGCAGGAGACCTTCAAAAACCTGGTCTGCCTAG GAAAAAAGTGGGAAGACCAGGACATTGAAGATGACCACAGAAACCAGGGGAGAAATCGAAG ATGTCATATGGTTGAGAGACTCTGTGAAAGTAGAAAAGGTAGCAAATGTGGAGAAACCACTAGCCAGATGCCCAATGTTAATATCAACAAGGAAACTTTTACTGGAGCAAAACCACATGAATGCAGCTTTTGTGGAAGAGACTTCATGCATCATTCGTCCCTTAATAGGCACATGAGATCTCACACTGAACAGAAACCAAATGAGTATCAGGAATATGAAAAGCAACCAGGTAGACGTAAAGCAGTTGGGAAAACCTTCAGTTATCGCCACTGCTTTCGCAAACGTGAAAGAACTCACACTAGAGTGAAGCCCTATGAATGTAAacagtgtgggaaagcctttataTATTACCAGCCATTTCAAAGACATGAAAGGACTCatgctggagagaaaccctatgaatgtaagcaaTGTGGAAAAACCTTCATATATTACCAGTCTTTTCAAAAACATGCTCATACTGGaaagaaaccctatgaatgtaaacagtgtgggaaagcctttataTGTTACCAATCTTTTCAAAGACACGAaaggactcacactggagagaaaccctatgaatgtaagcaaTGTGGTAAGGCTTTCAGTTGTCCCACATACTTTCGAACTCATGaaagaactcacactggagaaaaaccctacaaatgtaaagaatgtggtaAAGCCTTCAGTTTTCTCAATTCTTTTCGAAGGCATAAAAGGACTCAtagtggagagaaaccctatgaatgtaaagaatgtggaaaagccttctTTTATTCTGCAAGCTTTCGAGCACATGTagtaacacacactggggctcgaccttataaatgtaaagaatgtgggaaagccttcaacTCTTATAATTCCTGTCGAGTGCACGAAAGAACTCATATtggagaaaaaccatatgaatGTAAACAATGTGGTAAATCATTCAGTTGGTCCATTTCTCTTCGATTGCATGAAagaactcatactggagagaaaccttatgaatgtaaaCAGTGTCATAAAGCCTTCAGTTTTTCAAGTTCTCTTCGAGAACACGAAACAacccacactggagagaaaccctatgaatgtaaacaATGTGGTAAAACCTTCAGTTTTTCAAGTTCCCTTCAAAGACACGAAAGGACTCACAATgcagagaaaccctatgaatgtaaacagtgtgggaaagccttcaggtGTTCAAGTTATTTTCGAATTCATGAAAGGTcacacactggagagaaaccctatgaatgtaaacaGTGTGGAAAAGTTTTCATTCGTTCCAGTTCCTTTCGACTGCATGAAAGAAcacacactggagagaaaccctatgaatgtaaactATGCGGTAAAACCTTCAGTTTTTCAAGTTCCCTTCGAGAACATGAAAAAATTCACACTGGAAATAAACCTTTTGAATGTAAGCAGTGCGGTAAGGCCTTCCTTCGTTCCAGTCAAATTCGATTGCATGAaaggactcacactggagagaaaccatatcaatgtaaacaatgtggaaaagccttcatTTCTTCCAGTAAATTTCGAATGCATGAGAGAACTCACACGGGAGAGAAACCCTATCTATGTAaacaatgtgggaaagccttcagattTTCAAGTTCTGTTCGAATTCATGAAAGgtctcacactggagagaaaccttatgaatgcaaacaatgtggaaaagccttcatTTCTTCCAGTCACTTTCGACTGCATGAAAGGACTCATATGGGAGAGAAAGTCTAA
- the ZNF14 gene encoding zinc finger protein 14 isoform X2 gives MDSVSFEDVAVNFTLEEWALLDSSQKKLYEDVMQETFKNLVCLGKKWEDQDIEDDHRNQGRNRRCHMVERLCESRKGSKCGETTSQMPNVNINKETFTGAKPHECSFCGRDFMHHSSLNRHMRSHTEQKPNEYQEYEKQPGRRKAVGKTFSYRHCFRKRERTHTRVKPYECKQCGKAFIYYQPFQRHERTHAGEKPYECKQCGKTFIYYQSFQKHAHTGKKPYECKQCGKAFICYQSFQRHERTHTGEKPYECKQCGKAFSCPTYFRTHERTHTGEKPYKCKECGKAFSFLNSFRRHKRTHSGEKPYECKECGKAFFYSASFRAHVVTHTGARPYKCKECGKAFNSYNSCRVHERTHIGEKPYECKQCGKSFSWSISLRLHERTHTGEKPYECKQCHKAFSFSSSLREHETTHTGEKPYECKQCGKTFSFSSSLQRHERTHNAEKPYECKQCGKAFRCSSYFRIHERSHTGEKPYECKQCGKVFIRSSSFRLHERTHTGEKPYECKLCGKTFSFSSSLREHEKIHTGNKPFECKQCGKAFLRSSQIRLHERTHTGEKPYQCKQCGKAFISSSKFRMHERTHTGEKPYLCKQCGKAFRFSSSVRIHERSHTGEKPYECKQCGKAFISSSHFRLHERTHMGEKV, from the exons GACTCAGTCTCCTTTGAGGATGTGGCTGTGAACTTCACCCTGGAGGAGTGGGCTTTGCTGGATTCTTCACAGAAAAAGCTCTATGAAGATGTGATGCAGGAGACCTTCAAAAACCTGGTCTGCCTAG GAAAAAAGTGGGAAGACCAGGACATTGAAGATGACCACAGAAACCAGGGGAGAAATCGAAG ATGTCATATGGTTGAGAGACTCTGTGAAAGTAGAAAAGGTAGCAAATGTGGAGAAACCACTAGCCAGATGCCCAATGTTAATATCAACAAGGAAACTTTTACTGGAGCAAAACCACATGAATGCAGCTTTTGTGGAAGAGACTTCATGCATCATTCGTCCCTTAATAGGCACATGAGATCTCACACTGAACAGAAACCAAATGAGTATCAGGAATATGAAAAGCAACCAGGTAGACGTAAAGCAGTTGGGAAAACCTTCAGTTATCGCCACTGCTTTCGCAAACGTGAAAGAACTCACACTAGAGTGAAGCCCTATGAATGTAAacagtgtgggaaagcctttataTATTACCAGCCATTTCAAAGACATGAAAGGACTCatgctggagagaaaccctatgaatgtaagcaaTGTGGAAAAACCTTCATATATTACCAGTCTTTTCAAAAACATGCTCATACTGGaaagaaaccctatgaatgtaaacagtgtgggaaagcctttataTGTTACCAATCTTTTCAAAGACACGAaaggactcacactggagagaaaccctatgaatgtaagcaaTGTGGTAAGGCTTTCAGTTGTCCCACATACTTTCGAACTCATGaaagaactcacactggagaaaaaccctacaaatgtaaagaatgtggtaAAGCCTTCAGTTTTCTCAATTCTTTTCGAAGGCATAAAAGGACTCAtagtggagagaaaccctatgaatgtaaagaatgtggaaaagccttctTTTATTCTGCAAGCTTTCGAGCACATGTagtaacacacactggggctcgaccttataaatgtaaagaatgtgggaaagccttcaacTCTTATAATTCCTGTCGAGTGCACGAAAGAACTCATATtggagaaaaaccatatgaatGTAAACAATGTGGTAAATCATTCAGTTGGTCCATTTCTCTTCGATTGCATGAAagaactcatactggagagaaaccttatgaatgtaaaCAGTGTCATAAAGCCTTCAGTTTTTCAAGTTCTCTTCGAGAACACGAAACAacccacactggagagaaaccctatgaatgtaaacaATGTGGTAAAACCTTCAGTTTTTCAAGTTCCCTTCAAAGACACGAAAGGACTCACAATgcagagaaaccctatgaatgtaaacagtgtgggaaagccttcaggtGTTCAAGTTATTTTCGAATTCATGAAAGGTcacacactggagagaaaccctatgaatgtaaacaGTGTGGAAAAGTTTTCATTCGTTCCAGTTCCTTTCGACTGCATGAAAGAAcacacactggagagaaaccctatgaatgtaaactATGCGGTAAAACCTTCAGTTTTTCAAGTTCCCTTCGAGAACATGAAAAAATTCACACTGGAAATAAACCTTTTGAATGTAAGCAGTGCGGTAAGGCCTTCCTTCGTTCCAGTCAAATTCGATTGCATGAaaggactcacactggagagaaaccatatcaatgtaaacaatgtggaaaagccttcatTTCTTCCAGTAAATTTCGAATGCATGAGAGAACTCACACGGGAGAGAAACCCTATCTATGTAaacaatgtgggaaagccttcagattTTCAAGTTCTGTTCGAATTCATGAAAGgtctcacactggagagaaaccttatgaatgcaaacaatgtggaaaagccttcatTTCTTCCAGTCACTTTCGACTGCATGAAAGGACTCATATGGGAGAGAAAGTCTAA